A genome region from Coffea arabica cultivar ET-39 chromosome 7e, Coffea Arabica ET-39 HiFi, whole genome shotgun sequence includes the following:
- the LOC113700861 gene encoding uncharacterized protein gives MANKEVQDTSSRGSLENPNGSLGGRMGWKHLWNLNVKQKIKVFIWKCMNNALPVRELIYDRTKLGEPICTGCGEGEETVEHLLFHCKNAEQVWNISPVQWEGVADQRGCFRRWWSALLGARARQGGLEHICLTANILWQLWKARNERVFKEKNKLPLQVIQKAMQEWMEHREAMEGIRKESITETFDAVDESEHNTVEGEGIDVQVAVTVKKERQVVGIGVMANDSNGQEKAIWAMRERSAGQWLLDYAEALKLAMAKARAKQWSHIRVGITDQQLLRQLRSGKAKDIRLFAQVEEIDRLSSMFVQCSFYLVPDEQHDRLRQISSYATSIPLDEER, from the coding sequence ATGGCAAACAAGGAAGTTCAGGATACCAGTAGCAGGGGAAGTCTGGAGAACCCAAACGGGAGTTTAGGGGGCAGAATGGGGTGGAAACATCTGTGGAACTTGAATGTCAAACAAAAGATTAAGGTCTTTATCTGGAAATGCATGAACAATGCGTTACCAGTTAGAGAACTTATCTATGACAGAACTAAGCTGGGTGAGCCTATATGTACAGGTTGTGGAGAAGGAGAGGAAACGGTGGAACACCTACTCTTCCACTGTAAGAATGCAGAACAAGTGTGGAACATATCACCTGTACAGTGGGAAGGGGTAGCTGACCAAAGGGGATGCTTTAGGAGATGGTGGAGTGCCCTGCTAGGTGCAAGAGCTAGGCAAGGAGGGTTGGAGCACATATGCCTGACTGCTAATATCTTATGGCAACTGTGGAAAGCGAGAAATGAAAGAGTCTTCAAGGAAAAGAACAAGCTACCTTTACAAGTAATACAAAAAGCAATGCAAGAATGGATGGAACATCGGGAAGCTATGGAAGGGATCAGGAAAGAGAGCATTACAGAAACTTTTGATGCTGTGGACGAGTCAGAACACAACACAGTTGAGGGGGAGGGCATTGATGTACAAGTAGCTGTTACTGTCAAGAAGGAAAGACAGGTGGTGGGGATTGGAGTAATGGCAAATGACAGCAATGGTCAGGAAAAAGCTATATGGGCTATGAGAGAGCGGAGCGCGGGACAATGGCTACTGGATTATGCAGAAGCTTTAAAACTGGCCATGGCGAAAGCAAGAGCAAAACAGTGGTCCCATATAAGAGTAGGAATCACAGACCAACAGTTGCTAAGACAACTCAGGTCAGGAAAAGCTAAAGATATCAGGTTGTTCGCTCAGGTGGAGGAGATTGATAGACTAAGCTCCATGTTTGTACAATGCTCCTTTTATCTGGTTCCAGATGAACAACATGATAGACTTAGACAGATTAGTTCATATGCTACAAGCATTCCATTAGATGAGGAGCGCTAG